The following are encoded in a window of Camelus ferus isolate YT-003-E chromosome 20, BCGSAC_Cfer_1.0, whole genome shotgun sequence genomic DNA:
- the TAP1 gene encoding antigen peptide transporter 1, with protein MAGSGSPALCGCLCLSRASLAWLGTTLLLLVDWVLLRPALPQLSSLLVPPELPLLRVWVVGLSRWAVLWLGARGVLRTAIGFQEEKATVQGWLAALEPLAAALALALPGLASFRQLRSGDADSTQLLHWGSRLNAFALSYTAALPAAALWHKPRNLSEQKGHGGSGVAVRRLLGCLGSEIRRLPLILILVLLSSLGEMAVPFFTGRLTDWILEDQAGAAFIQNITLMSILTIASAVLEFVGDALYNSTMGRVHSHLQGEVFRAVLRQETEFFQKNQTGAITSRVTEDTSTMSESLSSDLSLVLWYFVRGLCLLGLMLWASPFLTIVTLAILPLLFILPKKLGKWHKELAVQVQEALAKSSEVAIEVLSAMFTVRSFANEEGEAQKFRQKLQEMKTLNQKEALAYAVNLWITSISGMLLKVGILYFGGQLVTSGAVSSGHLVTFVLYQIQFTIAVQVLLSTYPRVQKAVGSSEEIFEYLDRIPRCPTSGVLTSLNLGGVVQFQDVSFAYPNRPDVPVLQGLTFILRPGEVMALVGPNGSGKSTVAALLQNLYQPTRGQVLLDGKPLPQYEHCYLHRQVAAVGQEPQLFGRSFQENIAYGLIQKPTMEEITAVAKESGAHSFISELPHGYNTEVGEAGSQLSGGQRQAVALARALIRKPHVLILDDATSALDASSQARVEQLLYESPERYSRSVLFITQRLSSVEKADHILFLEGGTIIEAGTHQQLMENKGRYCTMVQAPGGSGAPE; from the exons ATGGCCGGCTCGGGGTCCCCCGCACTCTGCGGGTGTCTCTGCCTCTCCCGAGCTTCCCTCGCCTGGCTTGGGACCACGCTGCTGCTTCTCGTCGACTGGGTGCTGCTCCGGCCGGCCCTGCCCCAGTTGTCCTCCCTGCTGGTGCCTCCTGAGTTGCCGCTGCTCCGGGTCTGGGTGGTGGGCCTGAGCCGCTGGGCTGTGCTGTGGCTCGGGGCCCGCGGGGTCCTCAGGACAGCGATTggctttcaggaagaaaaagcaaCAGTCCAAGGATGGCTGGCTGCTTTGGAGCCACTGGCGGCGGCGCTGGCCTTGGCCCTGCCGGGACTTGCCTCGTTCCGTCAGCTGAGATCAGGGGACGCAGACAGCACCCAGCTCCTGCACTGGGGAAGTCGCCTCAACGCCTTCGCCCTCAGCTACACAGCAGCACTGCCCGCGGCTGCCCTGTGGCATAAACCCAGGAACCTTTCGGAACAAAAAGGTCACGGGGGTTCTGGAGTGGCGGTGAGGCGGCTTCTGGGCTGCCTGGGCTCAGAGATACGCCGCCTCCCGCTCATTCTAATCCTGGTGCTCCTCTCCAGTCTTG gggagATGGCTGTGCCATTCTTCACGGGCCGTCTCACTGACTGGATTCTAGAAGACCAGGCAGGCGCTGCCTTCATTCAAAACATAACTCTCATGTCCATCCTCACCATAGCCAG tGCAGTGCTAGAGTTTGTGGGCGATGCACTCTACAACAGCACCATGGGCCGCGTGCACAGCCACTTACAGGGAGAGGTGTTTCGGGCCGTCCTGCGCCAGGAAACTGAGTTTTTTCAAAAGAACCAAACAG GTGCCATCACATCTCGGGTGACAGAGGACACGTCCACCATGAGTGAGTCTCTGAGTTCAGACCTGAGCCTCGTGCTGTGGTACTTCGTGAGGGGATTGTGTCTCTTGGGGCTTATGCTCTGGGCGTCACCATTCCTCACCATAGTCACCCTGGCCATCCTGCCACTGCTTTTCATTCTGCCTAAGAAGCTGGGAAAATGGCACAAG GAGCTGGCAGTGCAGGTGCAGGAAGCTCTGGCAAAGTCCAGCGAGGTGGCCATTGAGGTTCTGTCAGCAATGTTTACAGTCCGGAGCTTTGCCAACGAAGAGGGTGAGGCCCAGAAGTTCAGGCAAAAGCTGCAGGAAATGAAGACACTCAACCAGAAGGAGGCCCTGGCCTATGCGGTCAATCTCTGGATCACCAGT ATCTCAGGGATGCTGCTGAAGGTGGGAATCCTGTATTTCGGCGGGCAGCTGGTGACAAGTGGGGCTGTGAGCAGTGGGCACCTTGTCACATTTGTTCTCTACCAGATCCAGTTTACCATAGCTGTTCAG GTACTGCTGTCCACCTACCCCAGGGTACAGAAGGCTGTGGGCTCCTCAGAGGAAATATTTGAATACCTGGACCGGATCCCTCGCTGCCCAACAAGTGGTGTATTGACTTCCTTAAACCTCGGGGGTGTTGTCCAGTTCCAGGATGTCTCCTTCGCCTACCCTAACCGTCCGGATGTCCCGGTGCTGCAG GGGCTGACATTCATCCTACGTCCTGGTGAGGTGATGGCACTGGTGGGGCCCAATGGGTCTGGGAAGAGCACGGTGGCTGCCCTGCTGCAGAATCTGTACCAGCCCACCAGGGGGCAGGTGCTGCTGGACGGGAAGCCCCTTCCCCAATATGAGCACTGCTACCTGCACAGACAG GTGGCTGCAGTGGGACAGGAGCCCCAGCTATTTGGAAGaagttttcaagaaaatattgcCTATGGCCTGATCCAGAAGCCAACTATGGAGGAAATCACAGCTGTTGCAAAGGAGTCTGGAGCCCACAGTTTCATCTCTGAACTCCCTCACGGCTACAACACAG AGGTAGGTGAGGCTGGGAGCCAGCTATCAGGGGGTCAGCGGCAGGCAGTGGCCTTGGCTCGAGCACTGATCCGGAAACCACATGTACTCATCCTGGATGATGCGACCAGTGCCCTAGATGCAAGCAGCCAGGCACGG GTGGAGCAGCTCCTGTATGAAAGCCCTGAGCGGTACTCTCGGTCTGTGCTTTTCATCACCCAGCGCCTCAGCTCTGTGGAGAAGGCTGACCACATCCTCTTTCTTGAAGGAGGCACCATCATTGAGGCGGGAACCCACCAGCAGCTCATGGAGAATAAGGGACGCTATTGTACCATGGTGCAGGCTCCTGGTGGGTCTGGTGCTCCGGAATGA
- the PSMB9 gene encoding proteasome subunit beta type-9, whose amino-acid sequence MLLAGARTGDLPRAGEVHTGTTIMAVEFDGGVVVGSDSRVSAGQAVVNRVFDKLSPLHQRIYCALSGSAADAQAIADTAAYQLELHGMELEEPPLVLAAANVVRNITYKYREDLSAHLMVAGWDQREGGQVYGTMGGMLIRQPFAIGGSGSTYIYGYVDAAYKPGMSPEECRRFTTNAIALAMNRDGSSGGVIYLVTITAAGVDHRVILGNELPKFYDE is encoded by the exons ATGCTGCTGGCCGGAGCACGCACCGGGGATTTACCTCGGGCCGGAGAAGTCCACACTGGG ACAACCATCATGGCAGTAGAGTTTGACGGGGGCGTGGTGGTGGGATCTGATTCCCGGGTGTCGGCAGG ACAGGCGGTGGTAAACCGAGTGTTTGACAAGCTGTCGCCCCTGCACCAGCGTATCTACTGTGCTCTCTCTGGCTCAGCTGCTGATGCCCAGGCCATAGCTGACACGGCCGCCTACCAGCTGGAGCTCCATGG GATGGAACTGGAAGAACCTCCACTTGTTCTGGCTGCTGCAAACGTGGTAAGGAATATCACCTATAAATACCGGGAGGACCTGTCCGCACATCTCATGGTAGCTGGCTGGGACCAACGTGAAGGGGGCCAG GTATACGGAACCATGGGAGGAATGCTGATTCGACAGCCCTTTGCCATTGGTGGCTCGGGCAGCACCTATATCTACGGTTATGTGGATGCAGCGTATAAACCAGGCATGTCCCCTGAGGAGTGCAGACGCTTCACCACGAACG CTATTGCTCTGGCCATGAACCGGGATGGCTCTAGTGGGGGTGTCATCTACCTGGTCACCATTACAGCTGCTGGTGTGGACCATCGAGTGATCTTGGGCAATGAGCTGCCGAAATTCTATGACGAGTGA